The following are from one region of the Abiotrophia defectiva ATCC 49176 genome:
- the map gene encoding type I methionyl aminopeptidase has product MITLKSPREIDAMAKSGEILAGIHVQLRDFIKPGLTTAQVDKFVQDKIEAAGAVAAQIGYEGYKYATCTSVNDEICHGFPSNYVLKDGDIVKVDFCVDLAGAISDSCWTYAVGQVSPENQALMEVTKEALYKGIEAAQVGNRIGDIGHAIQTYAEAKGYGVVRDFIGHGIGPTIHEEPGIPHYGTKGKGLRLKEGMTITIEPMITTGTWQMKMDNNGWTARTRDGGNCAQYEHSLVITKEGPRILTQQVPEG; this is encoded by the coding sequence ATGATTACCTTAAAATCACCGCGTGAAATCGATGCTATGGCTAAGTCCGGCGAGATTTTGGCGGGTATTCATGTCCAGTTGCGTGACTTTATTAAACCAGGTCTAACAACAGCTCAAGTAGACAAGTTTGTTCAAGACAAGATTGAAGCTGCTGGGGCAGTAGCCGCTCAAATTGGCTACGAAGGTTATAAATACGCGACTTGTACCAGTGTCAATGACGAAATCTGTCATGGTTTTCCATCCAATTATGTGCTTAAAGATGGCGATATCGTCAAAGTAGACTTCTGTGTGGATTTAGCAGGGGCTATTTCAGATTCTTGCTGGACCTATGCCGTTGGTCAGGTCAGCCCTGAGAATCAAGCCCTTATGGAAGTAACCAAGGAAGCACTCTATAAGGGGATTGAAGCGGCTCAAGTCGGCAATCGCATTGGAGACATCGGCCACGCTATTCAAACTTATGCTGAAGCTAAGGGTTACGGGGTAGTCCGTGACTTTATCGGCCACGGCATTGGTCCAACCATCCATGAAGAACCAGGTATCCCACATTACGGGACCAAGGGCAAGGGCTTGCGCCTCAAGGAAGGCATGACTATCACCATTGAGCCAATGATTACGACTGGCACTTGGCAAATGAAGATGGATAATAATGGTTGGACGGCACGTACCCGAGACGGGGGCAATTGTGCCCAGTATGAGCACTCCTTAGTTATTACTAAGGAAGGGCCGCGCATTCTGACCCAACAAGTGCCTGAAGGCTAG
- a CDS encoding FtsK/SpoIIIE family DNA translocase yields MAPKKKTTTKKKTGSRPGKKTQASRQHHALNLSEHTTYLILGIMISFVSLLGLFQWGALGALIVNGFRLLVGETYALLLAPILPLGLYMLVKGQLFVVRLQHFLGGAMTLTALTSLLHVNQFIGQEPLPQSIFSMTYQIFRNEVLMGQVRVPMGGGMLGAITYATFGYLFGKWGTYLLVVILFLAGFSLLLNLPWQAWQGLFARIRTGIQGLSRRLFPPSHGIEEEPAKQVFYSEDDVEAAPQAPKRSSSRKLSLSERFFGFVEEEDQEPGLEDADHNLPNRLRRRPLANWDEEETSRSQAPVLDLDYLEGQDAQEDTVPIVIANAHQTEADWESEDNIFDIEPAPVSDLASVEPELEPSKSPALAPDAAAGHWQAQAHERADLTRDDLDSQLDQMAEQEGPHTPVVTKKPRAHKPYQLPGKNLLKKIPPVDQSEEYARINENIAKLERTFESFGVQAKVVKANLGPSVTKYEIQPAIGVKVSKIVSLSDDIALALAARDVRMEAPIPGKSLIGIEVPNTQVSPVSFWEIIDAALESKHILEVPLGRDISGVVCLADLSKMPHLLIAGATGSGKSVGMNVIITSLLMKAKPDEVKFLMIDPKKVELTMYDGVPHLLAPVVTNPRKAAQALNKVVQEMERRYELFAATGVRNIDGYNEQVDNYNKEQGTGYEAMPKIVVFIDELADLMMVASNEVESAIIRLAQMARAAGIHMIIATQRPSVDVITGIIKANVPSRLAFAVSSSIDSRTILDSNGAEKLLGRGDMLFQPMGKNKPVRVQGAYISDSEVEKITEFVKNQQEAEYDETMMVSDDETGGAASASDDEYFGEAVELIRGLETISISQLQRKFRIGYNRAARLIDDLEAQGFIGPQDGSKPRQVFVQAD; encoded by the coding sequence ATGGCGCCGAAGAAAAAGACGACCACCAAGAAAAAAACAGGCTCAAGACCTGGTAAGAAGACCCAAGCAAGTCGTCAGCACCATGCCCTAAATCTCTCTGAACATACCACCTATTTGATTCTGGGAATTATGATAAGTTTTGTATCTCTACTAGGTCTCTTTCAATGGGGGGCGCTAGGCGCTCTAATTGTCAATGGCTTCCGACTGCTAGTAGGGGAGACCTATGCGCTGCTACTAGCGCCTATCTTGCCCTTAGGCCTTTATATGCTAGTCAAAGGCCAACTCTTTGTGGTCCGTCTCCAGCATTTTCTAGGTGGCGCCATGACCTTGACGGCTCTAACTAGTCTACTGCATGTCAACCAATTTATCGGTCAGGAACCACTGCCACAGTCTATATTCTCTATGACCTATCAAATTTTCCGCAATGAAGTCTTGATGGGCCAAGTCCGCGTCCCAATGGGGGGCGGTATGCTGGGGGCGATAACTTATGCGACCTTTGGTTACCTCTTTGGTAAATGGGGCACCTACTTGCTGGTTGTTATCCTCTTCCTAGCAGGATTCTCCCTCTTGCTCAATCTGCCATGGCAAGCTTGGCAGGGCTTGTTTGCCCGTATAAGGACAGGTATTCAAGGTCTCAGCCGGCGCCTCTTCCCTCCAAGTCATGGGATAGAGGAAGAGCCAGCTAAACAAGTGTTCTATTCAGAAGATGATGTAGAAGCCGCTCCACAAGCTCCAAAGAGATCTTCGAGTCGGAAATTATCACTATCTGAGCGTTTCTTTGGCTTTGTCGAAGAGGAAGATCAAGAGCCGGGATTAGAGGATGCGGATCACAATCTGCCTAATCGCCTCAGACGCCGTCCACTAGCCAACTGGGATGAGGAGGAGACTAGTAGATCTCAGGCCCCTGTCTTAGATTTAGATTATCTAGAAGGCCAAGACGCCCAAGAAGACACGGTGCCGATCGTTATAGCCAACGCGCATCAAACGGAGGCGGACTGGGAGTCAGAAGACAATATCTTCGATATAGAGCCAGCTCCAGTATCAGACTTAGCGTCGGTCGAGCCAGAACTTGAACCAAGTAAGTCACCAGCGCTCGCACCAGATGCTGCTGCCGGCCATTGGCAGGCCCAAGCTCATGAGCGCGCTGACTTAACGCGGGATGACTTGGACAGCCAATTAGATCAAATGGCGGAACAAGAAGGGCCTCATACGCCAGTGGTCACCAAGAAACCGCGGGCTCATAAACCTTATCAATTGCCTGGTAAGAACTTACTTAAGAAAATACCGCCTGTTGACCAATCGGAAGAATACGCCCGTATTAATGAGAACATCGCCAAGTTAGAGCGGACCTTCGAAAGTTTCGGCGTTCAGGCCAAGGTAGTCAAGGCTAACTTAGGCCCGTCTGTTACCAAGTATGAAATTCAGCCAGCCATCGGGGTTAAGGTCAGCAAGATTGTCTCCTTATCTGATGATATTGCCTTGGCACTGGCGGCTCGCGATGTCCGTATGGAAGCCCCAATTCCGGGCAAGTCCTTAATTGGGATTGAAGTACCCAACACCCAGGTTAGTCCAGTTTCCTTCTGGGAAATCATTGATGCAGCTCTAGAAAGCAAGCACATTTTGGAAGTTCCACTTGGACGCGACATTTCGGGTGTGGTCTGCTTGGCTGACTTGAGCAAAATGCCTCACTTGCTGATTGCCGGGGCGACGGGTTCCGGGAAGTCGGTTGGGATGAACGTCATCATCACCTCCTTGCTTATGAAGGCTAAGCCAGATGAAGTTAAATTCCTCATGATTGACCCTAAGAAGGTTGAATTAACCATGTATGATGGGGTGCCTCATTTGTTGGCGCCAGTTGTGACCAATCCACGTAAGGCTGCCCAAGCCCTCAACAAAGTGGTCCAGGAAATGGAACGACGCTATGAACTTTTTGCGGCGACGGGTGTGCGGAACATTGATGGTTATAATGAACAAGTAGACAACTACAACAAAGAGCAGGGGACTGGCTATGAAGCCATGCCTAAGATTGTCGTCTTCATTGACGAGTTGGCCGACCTCATGATGGTAGCCAGCAATGAAGTGGAATCGGCCATTATTCGTCTGGCCCAAATGGCGCGGGCGGCCGGCATCCACATGATTATTGCCACCCAACGGCCATCGGTCGATGTCATTACCGGGATTATCAAGGCCAATGTGCCGTCCCGTTTGGCCTTTGCTGTCTCCTCAAGTATTGATTCCCGGACTATCTTGGATAGTAACGGGGCGGAGAAATTGCTAGGCCGTGGGGACATGCTCTTCCAGCCTATGGGCAAGAACAAGCCTGTTCGGGTCCAAGGGGCCTATATTTCTGACTCTGAAGTTGAGAAGATTACGGAATTTGTTAAGAATCAACAGGAAGCAGAGTATGATGAAACCATGATGGTATCCGATGATGAGACTGGTGGAGCAGCGAGCGCATCTGATGATGAATACTTTGGTGAAGCAGTTGAGCTGATTCGTGGGCTTGAGACCATCTCTATCTCGCAATTACAACGTAAATTCCGGATTGGATATAACCGGGCTGCGCGTCTAATTGATGATTTAGAAGCCCAGGGCTTTATCGGCCCACAAGACGGGTCCAAACCGCGTCAGGTTTTTGTCCAAGCGGACTAA
- a CDS encoding FAD-dependent oxidoreductase: MSKTIIIGGSFAGLSCALQAKQLYPDMEVQVFDSQETVGFIPSGMNLVLNHEVDQLEAASFISEKEVRAAGVQLYLGHQVVEVDMKAKWLRAKNLKTQVITDYPYDQLVLAMGSKQTGHLVAHLDHPAIISTKDIGSAHHALEVLEDAGHVVVVGGGQIGIEACEALVNANKQVTLIEANDSLAERYFDADFVEEIEAAIEIVGVDLRVGSKVASVETDPLRVILEDGDEIYADAILMGVNLFPNSSLVSDQVELNPDKTIWTSPYLETSVTDVFAVGDLVQVPYADQGRDFIALVNNAIRSGQIAAFNLKENRVKQATSLRVIGSRIFSQYVVSVAKTEHEANGTSVQPVQTITVTADYSLTDSTPVYLKLITEAETGRILGAKMRSESNILSYADTLALAIGQGLTDQELAFQDRLYYPLETVANPIIYRAALESYAQRVAK; this comes from the coding sequence ATGTCAAAAACTATTATCATAGGGGGTTCTTTTGCTGGCTTAAGCTGTGCGCTCCAAGCCAAGCAACTCTACCCGGACATGGAAGTGCAAGTCTTCGATAGCCAAGAAACAGTGGGCTTCATTCCAAGTGGGATGAACCTAGTACTCAATCATGAGGTAGACCAATTAGAAGCGGCTAGCTTTATCTCGGAGAAAGAAGTGCGGGCGGCTGGCGTCCAACTCTATCTAGGCCATCAAGTGGTCGAAGTCGACATGAAAGCCAAGTGGTTACGTGCTAAGAATCTAAAGACCCAAGTGATTACAGACTATCCTTATGATCAACTGGTCTTGGCTATGGGTTCTAAGCAAACTGGTCATTTAGTGGCCCATCTAGACCATCCAGCCATTATTTCGACCAAGGACATTGGGTCTGCCCACCATGCCTTAGAGGTCCTAGAAGACGCTGGGCATGTGGTTGTTGTCGGTGGGGGGCAAATCGGGATTGAAGCCTGTGAAGCCCTGGTTAACGCCAATAAGCAAGTGACCTTGATTGAAGCCAATGATAGCCTGGCTGAACGTTATTTTGATGCTGATTTTGTTGAAGAAATCGAAGCCGCCATTGAAATCGTAGGTGTCGACCTACGCGTCGGGAGCAAGGTAGCTTCTGTCGAAACTGACCCGCTACGGGTTATCCTAGAAGATGGTGATGAAATCTATGCGGATGCTATCCTCATGGGGGTCAATCTCTTCCCTAATAGCAGCCTGGTGTCGGATCAAGTTGAGCTTAATCCAGACAAGACAATCTGGACCAGCCCTTACTTAGAAACCAGCGTGACCGATGTCTTTGCGGTAGGGGACCTAGTTCAAGTGCCTTATGCTGATCAAGGGCGTGACTTTATTGCCTTGGTTAATAACGCCATTCGTTCAGGTCAGATTGCAGCCTTCAACCTCAAGGAAAATCGCGTCAAGCAAGCGACTTCTCTGCGGGTCATTGGCTCCCGTATCTTCAGCCAATATGTGGTCAGTGTGGCTAAGACGGAACATGAAGCCAATGGGACCAGTGTCCAGCCTGTTCAGACTATCACAGTTACAGCTGACTACTCCTTAACGGATTCAACCCCTGTCTATCTCAAGCTCATTACTGAGGCGGAGACAGGTCGCATTCTGGGAGCCAAAATGCGCTCAGAATCTAATATTCTATCCTATGCTGACACGCTAGCCTTGGCTATCGGACAAGGCCTGACGGACCAAGAATTAGCCTTCCAAGACCGTCTCTATTATCCATTAGAGACCGTCGCCAACCCTATTATTTACCGCGCTGCCTTGGAGTCTTATGCCCAACGGGTAGCAAAATAA
- a CDS encoding DEAD/DEAH box helicase — MTRPTIESLELAPFIKEALGELGFSRLTPVQEAVIPYALKGRNLIVQSQTGSGKSHSFLIPIFQQLDPSLDQVQVVITAPSRELATQLYQVAKQLASTSPEPLRIVHYMGGTDKQRQVDKLQAGQPQVVIGTPGRIYDLMASHALHVQTAKIMVVDEADMTMDLGFLQVVDDIASRMPEDLQLMVFSATIPQQLEVFLNKYVTNPEFIQIEPQEVLASKIDNYLINTKGRDRSALVYDLLTMGHPFLALVFCNTKKYAAELTQYLKEHGLKVASIHGDLTPRERKRVMRQIKDLEFQYVVASDLAARGIDIPGISMVINTELPKELEFFVHRVGRTGRNQLAGTAYTFMTPDDDRAIVELEAKGIEFQQVDLVKGEIRPVQSRHRRVERTDTKQDKEDPTVRAMINRNKKKKVKPGYKRKLNYQIKEHRQKEARKQKRAERRQARKA; from the coding sequence ATGACTAGGCCAACCATTGAAAGTCTCGAGCTAGCGCCTTTTATTAAGGAGGCACTCGGGGAACTGGGATTTTCCCGCCTAACGCCTGTGCAAGAGGCGGTCATTCCCTATGCCCTCAAAGGGCGCAACCTGATTGTCCAATCGCAAACGGGCTCAGGTAAGTCTCATAGTTTTTTGATTCCTATCTTCCAGCAACTAGACCCTAGTTTGGACCAAGTCCAAGTGGTGATTACGGCGCCTAGCCGGGAATTGGCTACGCAACTCTACCAAGTGGCTAAGCAACTGGCTAGCACTAGCCCAGAGCCTTTGCGGATCGTTCATTACATGGGCGGGACGGATAAGCAACGTCAAGTGGACAAGTTGCAGGCGGGCCAACCCCAAGTTGTCATTGGGACGCCTGGTCGTATCTATGACTTGATGGCTAGCCATGCCCTCCATGTTCAAACCGCCAAAATCATGGTAGTAGATGAAGCCGATATGACCATGGACCTAGGTTTCCTTCAAGTGGTCGATGATATTGCTTCACGCATGCCAGAAGATTTGCAGTTAATGGTCTTCTCTGCGACTATTCCTCAGCAGCTTGAGGTCTTCCTCAACAAGTATGTGACCAACCCTGAATTCATACAGATTGAACCTCAGGAGGTCTTAGCCAGCAAGATTGATAACTACCTGATTAATACCAAAGGGCGGGATCGCTCGGCCTTGGTCTACGATCTCTTAACCATGGGCCATCCTTTCCTAGCCTTGGTCTTCTGTAATACTAAGAAGTATGCAGCAGAATTGACCCAATACCTCAAGGAACATGGCCTCAAGGTGGCCTCCATTCACGGGGATTTAACGCCGCGAGAACGCAAACGGGTCATGCGTCAAATCAAGGACTTAGAATTCCAATATGTAGTGGCTTCTGACCTAGCTGCGCGCGGTATTGACATTCCGGGTATTTCCATGGTTATTAATACGGAATTGCCTAAGGAGCTGGAATTCTTCGTTCACCGGGTAGGGCGGACAGGCCGTAATCAACTGGCTGGGACAGCCTATACCTTCATGACACCTGATGACGACCGGGCTATTGTGGAATTAGAAGCCAAGGGCATTGAATTCCAACAGGTGGACTTAGTCAAGGGCGAAATCCGTCCTGTTCAGTCACGCCATCGCCGTGTAGAGCGGACGGATACCAAGCAGGATAAGGAAGATCCAACCGTACGGGCCATGATTAACCGAAACAAGAAGAAGAAGGTTAAGCCTGGCTACAAACGTAAGCTCAATTACCAAATTAAGGAGCACCGTCAGAAGGAAGCTCGTAAACAGAAAAGGGCAGAGCGGCGCCAAGCTAGAAAAGCTTAA
- the ccpA gene encoding catabolite control protein A: protein MEKQTITIYDVAREAGVSMATVSRVVNGNPNVKPSTRKKVSEVIERLDYRPNAVARGLASKKTTTVGVIIPNVTNVFFSSLARGIDDIASMYKYNIILANSDENPEKEVQVFNTLLAKQVDGIIFMGNDIQESIQHEVSRTRTPVVFAGTILSNTELSNVNIDYRQATKEATALLLAHGRKVGLVTGPGEFDINRDFRLEGYTEALKEAGAKFKQDLVIQKQFTYADGDKIAAQLIAAKANAAVISDDEIAVAVLNALTDRGVKVPQEFEIITGNNSMLTQMVRPKLSSIQIPLYDIGAVAMRLLTKIMNSEEVEEHQIILPHRFIARGSTLEDKD from the coding sequence ATGGAAAAACAAACTATTACCATCTACGACGTTGCTCGTGAAGCTGGCGTCTCCATGGCGACAGTATCTCGTGTGGTAAACGGCAACCCTAACGTTAAACCGTCAACTCGTAAAAAAGTATCAGAAGTTATCGAACGCTTGGATTATCGTCCTAACGCAGTCGCGCGTGGCTTGGCAAGCAAGAAGACCACTACAGTTGGGGTGATTATCCCTAACGTCACCAATGTCTTCTTCTCGTCTTTAGCACGGGGGATTGATGACATTGCGTCCATGTACAAATACAACATTATTTTGGCCAACTCTGATGAAAACCCTGAGAAAGAAGTACAAGTATTCAACACCTTGTTAGCAAAACAAGTGGACGGAATCATCTTCATGGGGAATGACATCCAAGAAAGTATCCAACATGAAGTTAGCCGTACGCGGACACCAGTTGTCTTTGCTGGGACCATTCTATCTAATACAGAACTATCTAACGTTAACATCGACTACCGTCAAGCAACTAAAGAGGCAACTGCTTTGCTCTTGGCTCATGGCCGTAAAGTAGGTTTGGTGACAGGTCCTGGGGAATTTGATATTAACCGTGATTTCCGCTTAGAAGGCTATACTGAAGCCCTTAAGGAAGCCGGTGCTAAATTTAAGCAAGACTTAGTCATTCAAAAGCAATTCACTTATGCAGATGGGGATAAGATTGCGGCGCAATTGATTGCAGCGAAGGCAAATGCCGCTGTCATTTCTGACGATGAAATCGCAGTAGCTGTCCTCAACGCCTTGACAGATCGTGGCGTAAAAGTCCCACAAGAATTTGAAATCATTACTGGTAATAACTCTATGTTAACCCAAATGGTACGTCCTAAGTTGTCCAGCATCCAAATTCCGCTCTATGATATCGGTGCGGTAGCAATGCGTCTTTTGACTAAGATTATGAACAGTGAAGAAGTGGAAGAGCATCAAATTATCTTACCACACAGATTTATTGCTCGTGGCTCAACCTTAGAAGATAAAGACTAA